CCAACCCGGCGCAGCTACTGTTCGAATCCCGCGATCTGGACGCGGCCCGCCTGCGCAACTGTCCGCGCGTGCATGAAACGCCTAACTGCGCCTTCAGGTTTGGCTGAAGGTCCGCCGGTAAGCGCCGGGTGTGGTGCCGAGATGCGCCCGGAACCGGCGGCGCAGGTTGGCCGCCGAGGCGAGTCCGACCCGGGTGGCGATGGCTTCCACCGGAAGGTCGGTCTGTTCCAGCAGTATCCGTGCAGCATCAAGGCGCTGGCCGAGCAGCCACTGTCCCGGGCTGGTGCCGAGCTGTTCGGTGAACCTCCGGGCGAGGGTTCGGCTGGACAGGCCGGCGCGTTCGGCGAGGTGGTCGAGGGTCAGTCTGCTGTCGAGGTGGGAGGTGGCCCACTCCAGCAGTGGCGCCAACGACTCGTCCGTCTTGGCCGGTGCGGGCTGTGCGGCGTACTGGAGCTGGCTGCCCTCCCGGTGCGGCGGCAGGACCATGCGCCGGGCGATCTGGGAGGCGTACGCCGCCCCGTGGTCGGAGCGCACCAGGTGCAGGCATAGGTCGATGCCCGCGCCGGTCCCGGCACTGGTCGCCACGTCGCCGTGGTCGACGAAGAGCACGTCCGGATCCACGTGCACCTCAGGGAAGGCGGCGGCGAACCGGTCGGCGCTGCGCCAGTGGGTGGTGGCGCGGCGGCCGTCGAGCAGTCCGGCTTGTGCGAGGACGAACGCTCCCGTGCAGATCGCAACGATCCTCGCCCCGCGCCGGTGGGCGCCTCGCAGCGCCTCGATGACGTCCGGCAACACAGGGGCGTCGGGAGGCTGCCGGCCGGGGACGACCACGGTGTCCGCCTCCCCTAAAGCGGACAGCCCCGCCTCGACGAGCATCGTGTAGCCGGCGCCGGTCGATAGGAGTCCGGGATGCTCGGCGCAGACCCGGAAGCTGTAGCGGGGCGGCGCGTCCGGCGGGGCGATACCGAAGACCTCGAAGGCACAGGCCAGCTCGAAGGGCGACTGCGGCGGGGTGACCAGGGCCACCACGCGATGAAGCGACATGGCAAGAATGTACCTAAGAGTGTCATTCCAGACTCTCGGCCGGGGAGACCGGCCTCGGCCACAGTGGGCCCATGAGCGAAATCATCGAATCGACGTTGCTGCGGACCGAGATCCAGATCGACGGCGAGCCGGCCAGCTACCTGACCGTGGAGCAGGACGGCCCCGCCGTGCTCCTGCTGCACGGAACCTACTGGAGCCGGGTCTGGCTCCCGGTGATGGACCACCTGGGCACGGCGGGGCTGCGGCCCATAGCGGTTGACCTCCCCGGACTTGGGCGCTCGGGAGGCGAACTCACCCTGGAAACGGGCACAGTCCCAGCCCTCGCGGACTGGGTGGCGCGCTTCGCCTCCGCGCTGAAGCTCTCCGGGCCGATCGCCGTAGCGGGTCATGACATCGGCGGCGCCGTCGCTCAGCACCTCCTCGTCCACGACCGGCTGGAGGTGTCTCGGTTGGCATTGGTCAACTCGGTCACCTACGACTCCTGGCCGGTGTCCAGCGTGGCCCGATTCCGAGACCCGGTGGTCGTCGCCGCGACCACCGCCGACGAGATTCTCACCGCCCGCCGACAAGCCGTGACACAAGCGCTGGCCGGTGCCGCCACGGAGCAGCGGATCACGGACTATCTGGACCCGTGGACCGATGCGCGGGTTCGCCGCTCCTGGATGGCCATGGTGGGCGCAGCCGACAACCGCTACACCCGGGATCTCGTCCCCGCCCTGCGACAGAACGCGACACCCAAGCTGCTGATCTGGGGCGAGGACGACGGCTTCCAGAAGGTGGAGTACGCTGAGCGGTTCGCCTCGGAGATCCCGCATACCCAACTTATACGCATCCCGGATGCAGGACACATCCCCACGGAAAACGCGCCCGGCCAGATCGCACGCGCACTCGTTGACTTCTTCACGGCATAGAGGCTGAGTGGGCGGTAGGTGAACTGCCGTCGGGTGCGGGCTGGTAACCGGCATGGTGGAGAGTTTCATAATCGATTTGAGGGTGGTGATCTTGGGCATGATGATGGCAAGGGTCTGGGCGATCATCCCGCCCAGCGAGATGCCGGCCAGGTGCGCGGACTGCCATCCGAGGGCCGGATAACGATGGCACCGGCGCTGCGGGCAGCATAAGCATCGCTGATAGACCGTGCAGAAATCATCATTGGTGCTTTAACTCATCGACAGAACAGAATGCCCACATGTCTGGTTCCACAGGCCCTCAGGCCGATGCCACACGTCATCCCCGCGAACATCTGACTGTGACGCCTTCTCCGGAAGCGTTCCGCCGGGCCAGAGCCGACGGAAATGAGCGCCTGCGCGGCAGCGGCTCGTTGTTCGAATCCTTCTTCGCATTGGACGGAGCAGCGTACGCGCCCGGCGCCCTGCCCGTCTCGGTCAAGGAACTGCTCGGCCTCGTGGTGTCCGTGATGAAGGACTGCGAGGAATGCGTCTACTACCACCTCGAACGATGTGACGAAGAGCGGGTCGCTCGTGATCAGGTGGTCGAGGCGCTGCAGATCGCCCTCATAGGAGGCGGGTCGGTCACCATTCCGCTCCTTCGCCGGGCCGTCTCTTACATGGAGAAACTCCCGAACCTCGGCGATGGGAGAGCGTAAGTGAAGCTCAGTGGAAGCGAGGCGAAGTTGGAGGGATGCAACCCGTATGGCCTCGATTGAGTTTCGGCTGCTTGGGCCAGTCGAGGTCCTCCTGAACGGACGGGCGTTGGGTCCGACCACGGCCCAGCAGCGGCGCGTGCTGGCGAACACCACGTCGCCACCCGCACGCCTCGGCCGCCCATAGGAGAGACAGAGCGCCGAGATCAGCCACGGATTGGCGAGATCGACATCGGCGCTCTCGTCGAACCGAATGAAGTCCCGGCGTGCTTCGAACAGCCTCAGCTGGATCCACCCGCTCGGCGGGCCGGACCGCAGGCGGCGGGCGCGGCTTGGGCCGCGACCGCCACCCCCGTCCATGGACCGGCTTTCGGGACGGCGAGGGGTGCGGCGTTGGTAGGGCGACCGAGCCGTCCAGGGTTCGCGCACGTAGCCGAATCTGCTCGCCCTCGTCCGCCACATCTTCTTCGATCAGCGGCGATAACCCCGAAAACACCGTACGCACAAGATCGTCCACACCGAGTACAACTTAGCGTGACGTTACGGCACCTTCCGTCACCACCGAATCTGCGACAGAGCCACTGACTCCTGGACACATCTGTGGCACCTGATCGCGGTCACCGCCCGCGTGGACCGGATATCCGTGATCCGGATTGCTCAATGTCCTGTGTGGGTGGGGATGGTGAGGTTCACCTGACTCTCGGTACCGGGTTTGACGATCACGAATTGCCCCATCATGCCGGAGTCCTCGTGGCGGAGGATGTGGCAGTGGTACATGTACGGTGAGGCAGCGTCGGTGAAGCTGCCGAACTGGACCGCGAGCCGTACGACGCTCTTGGACGGCACGTAGACGGTGTCCTTGTAGCCGACGGCGTAGGCGGGCGGCGCGGAGCCGTCGATCTCCAGCACCTGGAAGGCGACCTCGTGAATGTGGAAGTTGTGGGAGTAGACATTGTTCTCAATCTCCCAGATTTCGGTGGCGCCGGCGGGCACGACCTCGTCGATGCGCGCCATGTTCATCTCCTTGCCGTTGATGGCGTCGTGACCGCTGAGCTTGAAGCGCCGTACCTTGGCGCCGGCGGGTGCGGTGATGGGAGTCAGAGGGACCAGGCGGGCGGGGATGTCAGGGGTCGGCTTGAGCTCGTCGGCGGCGATGAGCTTCAGCAGGTCGAAGTCGCCCTTGCCGATGTCGACGCCGTTGTCGGTGGTGCGCAGTACCACCTGCTCGCGTGGCGCGAAGGCCACGATGATCTCCGCGCGCTCGCCGGGGGTGAGTGAGAACGCCTCAACCTCGACCGGGGTACTGAGCAGGCCGCCGTCGTTGGCGACGACGTGGAAGCGGCGCTTGTCGGCGAAAGCCAGGGTGTACATCCGGGCGTTGGACCCGTTGAGCACGCGGAAACGTACGCGCTCGGTGGTGACGGTCAGGTGAGGGTTGAAGGTACCGTTGACGAGGATGTGGTCGCCCAGGATGCCGAAGGTGCCCTTGAGCGGGTCGCCGTCGAAGGAGCCGTCGGCGGCGAACTTCTTGTCCTGCAGGATCAGCGGGAAGTCGTTGACACCGTAGTCGGCGGGCAGATCGAGATCGAGGTCGTCGTCGAGGATGAACATTCCGGCCAGGCCGCGGTAGACGTGCTGAGCAGTGGTGCCGTGGGGATGTGGGTGATACCACGAGGTGGCAGCAGGCTGGTCGATCGTCCAGTGCGGCGTCCAGACAGTGCCTGGCTCGATGGGCTGGTGCGGGCCGCCGTCCATTCGGGCCGGCAGGCGCATACCGTGCCAGTGCACGGTGCTGACCTCGGGTAGCTGATTGCGTACGGCCATCTGGACCTTGTCGCCGCGGCTGGCGCGCAGTGTCGGACCGAGGAAGGTTCCGTTGAAGCCCCAGGTGGGTGTCTGTTTGCCGGCCAGGATCTGCGTCTGGCCCGCCTGCATGGACAGTTCGAAGCGCCGTACGCCGTCCTTGCCCGGCTTGGGGTGAAGCAGCGGGGGCACCCGCAGGGGATTGCCGAAATCGAGTGCGGCCGCCTGAGACGGCGAACTGGCGTCGGAATCGGAGCTACAGGCCGCTGCCAGGCTGGACAGGGCTGCGACTGTGAGGAACTTACGTCGATGCACGGTAAATCTTAGCGATCTATCCCCGTTCGCTATGAATCGGCGGGTTTGGCAACGGCCGACGCGGGCCACTGTCTTACGGTCCAACCGCAGCCGAGCCGCCGCCGCCACGTTCCCGCCACCCTCGGCACAGGCCAGCACGATCCGGGCCCTCATCCGCCAGCCCTTGAGCGGTCGAGCGACGTCTGGCCCAGCCCGTCAGTGTCCGCCGCTCTTCCTCGGATAACACCACCGGCTCGAGTCTGCTGACCAGTGCGGAGAAGGTCGCTACAGCCTCACCCGTGAGCCTGGCGCACCGCGTGAGTAGGGGCTGGTCAAGCGACGGTTCCCCTGGCGGCGCGCGCAGTTCCTCGCGCAGATCCCGAGTGGAGCAGCTAGGACGCGAGCGGGCAGCGACCACTCTGTGCGCGGAATATGCAGGCCTTCACCTGAACGGACGGAGCGGGGATCCGCTCGCGTGCTGGGGCTGGATCAGCGTGGTCTGGTGAGGTCCCGGACTGATTCCAGGCAATCGCCCGCGGGGTTTGTCGACTTGTTCAAGGACGCGGCGTCGTCGGACTTTGCGCCCATGCGATGAGCGGCTCAGCCCCGCTGGCCGGGACGGTCCACGATCATCGATGCCAGTAGGGCCGTGCTCAACACCGCTCCCTTGCGGGCGATGGGTTCCGTCACGCCAGGCTGCATCTCATCCTGTAGCCAGACTTTCCGGCTGCCCAGGTAGCGGTAGGTGGCAGGATCCAGAATCTCGTATTTGCGGTAGGGCCGTGCATCGCCGGGTTGCTCCCGCCAGACGCCCAGCCCGCTGCGGCCGGCGGCGTCGCTTACACCCTGCTCGATCTGGACGCCTGGGATGAGCGCGAGAGCACGGAACATGGCAGCCTCCAGTCGCGGTGGCATCGAGCCGTACTCGCTCAGGTAGAGCATGATCACGTTATACGCCCGAACGTCGTCGGACACGACGGCCTTGGGCACCCCCTCCTCACGGGCTCCCTCGATCCAGTGGCGGTCACCCGTGACCTCGGCCAGCAGCTTCCTCGGGTCGGTCGGCAGTGTGCGGAGCTTGGCGTCGTACTGCTGCGGCGACAGGTCGTCGTCGCCCGGATCCAGGGGATTACCCTCGGAGCCGACGTGCAGTCTTCCGTCCTCACCGAAGTCGGCGGCCTGCATGCCGTCATAGCGCATCCAGTGCTCACTGGTCTCGATCGTGTCCGAGTTCGGCTGCTTGTCCAGGGTCTTGGTGTAACGCCACTGCGTCGGCAGCGGCACCGGGGCGCTCTCGCGCCTGCTCGCCACCTCGGCGGCGCGGGCCAGCACCACACCGGAGTCAAGTTGGACGACCGAGGGGGTAGCCGCCAGCCCTTGAGTGGGAGATTGCGGCCGAAAAGTCGCCACGGCGATCGCGGCGGCGGCCCCCAACGCCCCGACCACGAGCAGACGACGCCCCAATGTCCGCCTGCGCCCCCGCATCCGCATCAGCAGCCGCCGCCGCTCCGGGATGATCCACTTCTCGCCGGGCTCGGGCACCTCGGTGCGCCACTCGCGCACCCATCGCAGCTCATCCATCCGAAGGCTCCTTTCGCATCATCGCGGGGTCGGATTCGCCGAGCGCCTGGCGTGTCCTGGCCCGGGCCCGGTTCAGGCGGGATCTGACGGTGCCGACCGGAATGTCCAGCGCGCGGGCCACGTCTTCATACGACATGTCGGCCCAGGCTACGAGTAACAACACCTCCCGGTCCCGGGGTGACAGCTCCATCAGAGCCGCCGCCAGTCCGGCCTGCTGCGCGGCCACCCGGTCGTCGACGCGTTCGACGTACGGCTCGACGATCTCGTCGATGCCGCTGCGGACCAGCGCCCGGTAGAACCGGACCTCCACCCGCCGATGCCGGCTGACGAGCCGGGCGGCGATGCCGTACAGCCAAGGCCGCGCGTCAGAATGGCTCAGGTCGTAGCGGCCGCGACGCCGGAAGGCGGCCAAAAACGCGTCGGAGACGATGTCGTCGGCCAGGGAAGGACCCAGCCGCCGGGCAACATAGCGCCGCAACGCGGGTGCGTGCCTGTTGAACAGGTCAGCGAAGGCCTCCGGATCGCTCTCCGAGCGCCGTATCAGCTCGGCGTCATCGGCCCTGCCGGATTCGTCGGCGATCACATGCTGCTCCCGTCCCTACGTATCGATTCGCCAGCTTTCGCCCGGACGACCGATACGAGTTCACGTTATGAGGCGTGATCTGTGTCACTTCACAGGCCATCCAGCATCCGAGGCCGAAGCCCGGCTGGTCGTTCCTCGCAAGGCCAGATGCGGTTTGGTGGTCAGGCCGCCGTGTGAACACCCCTGCCCGTGATCGGCCGGCTCCTCGCTACACCGGCCACCCGGCCGCTCGGCCTGGAGATCCCCCTTTCCGCGCACCTGCGGCGTGCTGATGCGCTCGGGCGATGGTGGAGTCCACGCTGACGTCCCAGGTGATGCGCCCGGCCGTATCTGCCAACGCCTGCAAGGCCGTCAGGATCCGGGCCGGAGTCGCGGTTTCTCTTGGAGGTGCGGATGTTCTTCAACAAAAAGCACCCCATCCCCGTCTGTGCGATGACAGACCAGGGAGAGGGCGGAGACGACAGGTGGAAGACGACTCCCGTTTCACGGAGCTCGTCGCCGAGCGGGCCTGACGCGGCCGTGGGCGAAGCTCTTCCAGCGGCAGGGCGCCCCGGTCCGCCCCAACCCGGCACCCTGTATTGGATCAAGGCCCAGCCAGTATGGATACAGCAATCGTGGGATCTGCGGCGGGGGATCTGCGGCGGTGCCGAGGTGGGAACCGGGCCGTCAGGCGCGTGTCGAGGTTGGGGACCGGTCGCTGAACGTGCGGCGGTAGTGTGCCGGCGCCACGCCCACAGCGCGGGTGAAGTGGTGGCGTAGGTTGGCCTCGGTGCCCAGGCCGGTGAGACCGGCGATGCGGCTGAGCGGCTCCCCCGTCGACTCCAGCAGCTCGCGCGCCCGCCGCACCCGCTGGGCCAGCAGCCACCGCAGCGGGGAGGTGCCCGTCGCCGCGTGGAAGCGGCGAATCAGCGTGCGCGGCGTGACGTGCTGGCGGCGGGCCAAGTCGGCGATGGTGAGGGGTTGGTCGAGGTGCTCCACCGCCCACTGGAGCAGCGGCGCCAGGCTTTCGTCCACCCGCTCGGCCAGCGGTGTCTCTACATACTGGGCCTGCCCGCCGGACCGGTGCGGGGGAACGACCAGCCGCCGGGCGAGCAGATTGGCAAACCCGGCGCCCAAGTCGCGGCGCACCAGGTGCAGACACAGGTCCAAACCGGCGGCGGTGCCCGCGCTGGTCAACACGTCGCCGTCGTCCACGTACAGGACGCCGGGATCGACGTCCACCTCGGGGAAGCGCCGCGCGAGCAGGTCGGCGTACAACCAGTGGACGGTCGCACGGCGCCCGTTGAGCAGGCCCGCGGCGGCCAGCACGAACGCGCCCGAGCAGAGCGAAACGACCCGCGCCCCGGCCTCGTGGGCCGCCCGCACGGCCGCCACTAGGCCGGGCGGCTGGGCATCGTGAACGTCAGCGCACGCGGGAACGATCACGGTGTGCGCCGTGGCCAGCTCCTCCAGGCCGTGCACGGTGCCGGCTACGAAGCCCGCCCCGATCGTGGTGCGGCCAGGTTCGGCCGCGCACACCGTGAAGTCGTAGGGCCACGGGTCGGCCAGGTCGAGACGGGCCCGGCCGAAGACCTCGCACGGAATGGCAACCTCAAAGATCGGCACGTCGTCGGTGAGAGCCAGGGCGACGCTTCGCACAGTCATGTCAATATCTTAGCTAATGGCGTCATTCTTGCCGCTGGTGGCGACCCGTCAGCCCCGGCAGGGTTGACGGCATGCCGGAAAACTTCAACGGGCGGCGCTGGCTGGTCCTAGCGGTAGTGTCGGCCGCCCAGTTCCTCACCGTGCTGGACCTGTGGGTGGCCAACATCGCCCTCCCGACGTTGCGACGCGACTTCGCCCCCGCGACGCTGGCGGACGTCTCGTGGATCCTGGACGTCTACGCCATCGTCGTCGCGGCCCTGCTCATCCCCGCCGGGCGAGTGGCCGACTCCGCCGGACGGCGCACCTGCTTCCTGGCCGGTCTCGTCGTATTCGGTGCGGCGTCACTCGGCTGCGCACTGGCGCCCACGCTGCCCGTGCTGATCGCCGGACGGATGGCGCAGGCCGTGGGCGCCGCCGTGCTGATGCCGACCTCGCTCGGACTGGCGCTGTCGGCCTTCCCCGAACGGGAGCGGGGCACCGCGGTCGGGGTGTGGGCGGCCGTCGGGGCGGCGGCGGCCGGTGCCGGGCCCGTACTCGGCGGGCTGCTCGTTGAGTGGAACTGGCGCTGGATCTTCCTCATCAACGTGCCCCTGGTCGCCGTCACCGTGGCGGCGGGGCCGTCGATCCTGCCACGGGACGGCGCCAGGCGATCCGGGCGGCGTGTCGGGGCCGTAGGAGCGCTTCTGGTGTTCGGGGCCGTCGGGCTGGTGTGCACGGCGCTGACCGAGCTGCCCGCCTGGCCACCGGTGCGTACGGAGGGGGTGCTGGCGGCCGGGCTGATCCTGGCGGCCGGGTTCGCGGTGCACGTCGCGCGCTCGGCGAATCCCGTGGTTTCGCCCCAGTTGTTCACCTCCCGCGCGTTCCGAGCCGGGGTGGCCGGGCTGGTCGCGTACTACGTCGGCTTCGCCGCACTCCTTCTCGGTACCACGCTGCTGCTGACCGGGCCATGGCGCGTCCCGGCCGTCGCGGCCGCGGCCGGCATCGCGCCGGGGCCTGTGGCCGCCGGCCTGCTCGCCCCCTTCTCGGGCCGGGTGGCCGCCCGCTTCGGGCGGCGCGGCACTATCCTGGCCGGTGCGGCGCTCTTCGCCGCGGCGGCCCTCTGGCTCCTGGCCGGCGTGGGCCCGGTGCCCGCCTACCTGTCCGTGGTGCTGCCGGCCATGGTGCTCTGGGGCCTGGCAAACGGACTCATTCAGCCGTCGTTGTTCGCCGCGGCCGACACCGCGCCGCCCGCCGAGCTGGCGTCGGGGTCCGCGTTGTTGTCGATGGCCCGCCAGCTCGGCTCGGCTCTGGGGGTGGCGATCCTGGTGGCCGCGCTGGGTACCGGCCCGAGTGCGGATCCGACGGCCTTCGACCGGGCCTGGCTCGTGGTCCTCGCCGCCGCGGTTTTGACCGCCGCCGCCGCGCTCGGCGCGGAGCGGCGCGCGGAATTGGAGGTACGCACTCCCGCCGAGCGCGGCCCGGTCGCCTCTGGCAGGCGGGCCCGGCCGTAGACGCGATGGCTCCGGCGAGCGCGGCCCTGCCGACCCGGGTCGGTTACGCCCGTTGCAGCACGGCCCAGCAGGAACTGGACAGTCGCCGCGGACCTCCTGGCGATCGTCGAGGAGCTGCGCCGTCACGACATTGAACTGGAGTTGCTGACCGGGCCGTTGCAGGGCGTCTACAACCCGTCGGGGCACGGGGCAGCGCTGTTCGCCTTCGCCCGCAAGCTGGTCATCCCCACCGGCAAGAACAAGGGCTGGCACCCGTCCGTGGCCAGCGTCTGGCGCGGCGCCGCTCTTCCTGCCGCCTCTGCCCTCGCTCGTCGGCTCCCTGGGCCGCGACGGTGGACCGCGTCTCACGGCCGAGGCAACCGCCATCTTCCTGGACATCACCCTGCGCGGCAGGCGGGCGGACCTCGCCACCCGTCTGTCGGGCTACGGCGTCCTCACCGTCCACCGGGGCGATAACCGGTGAGCCGCTGCGCGGTCCCCTGATCGCTCACGGGTGCAGGCCGGCCGCCAGGCGTGGTCGCAGCGGGGTCAGCCAGTGCCGGTAGCGCGCGTCGCGGCCGTGCACGGCCTCGGTGTAGGCGGCGGCCAGCGCGCTCGTCACCGGGCCCGGCGGGGCCAGGTCGCGCCCGTCGACCGATCGCACCGGCACCACTCCTGCGGCGGTGCCGCACAGGAACACCTCGTCGGCGCCGTAGAGGTCGGAGCGCATCACGTCGCGCCTGGTCACCGGCATTCCCAGGTCGGCGGCCAGGTGCTCGACGGTGTCCTGCGTAATGCCCTCCAGCGCCCCGGCGCTCGCCTGCGGCGTGCCGATCCGGCCCGCGCGCACCACGAACAGGTTGGCGGCGGTGCACTCGCTGACCTGCCCGGCCGCGTTGAGCAGCACCGCCTCGTCGTAGCCGGCCTCGACCGCCTCAGCCTTGGCCAGCACCGAGTTGAGGTAGGGGCCCGTCGCCTTGGCGGCCGTGGGCACGGCCGCCTGGTCGTTGCGCCGCCACGAGCTGGTCATCAGCCGTACGCTGGAGGCCGGCGTCTCCCACTCCCACGTCGCGATCGACACCACGACCGGGTTGGCACGCGCCGCCAGCCCCAGTTCGCCGTAGCCGCGGTGCACCAGGTGGCGGATGTAGCAGGCGCGGTGACCGTTGGCGGCGACGGTCTCCAGGGTAGCCTCGGCCAGCTCGTCCACGCCGTACGGCACCCGCATCCCGAGAATCCGGGCGCTGCGATGGAGGCGTTCGAGGTGCTCGCGCAGCCGGAACACGGCCGGGCCCTCACCGGTGTCGAACGCCCGTGTCCCCTCCAGCACGCCGGTGCCGTAGTGCAGGGCGTGCGAGAGCACGTGCACCCTGGCCTCGCCCCACGGGACCAGCGTCCCGTCCATCCAAATGTGGCCTGTCTGCAAAGGACATCACCCTCCTCAAGTGGCTCAGCACGCTATGCCATTGAATGGTCTAGTGGCAAGCTAGTATGGGCCGCATGGAACTGCTCGTCCCGCTGCTCCGCGACCGGCTCCGGTTGCACCAGGGTTCGCCCAGCCGCCGCCTCGCGGGAGCCGTGGCCGACCTCGCCCAGACCGGCGCCCTCACCCCGGGCGACCGGCTGCCGTCGGAGCGGGAGCTGGCCCAGGCCCTCGGCATGAGCCGGGGCACCGTGGCGGCCGCGTTCAACGCGCTGTGCGAGGAAGGGCTCTGCGAGCGCCGCCACGGCAGCGGCACCTACGTCACGCCCACCCGGTCCATGG
The nucleotide sequence above comes from Nonomuraea helvata. Encoded proteins:
- a CDS encoding CU044_5270 family protein, yielding MDELRWVREWRTEVPEPGEKWIIPERRRLLMRMRGRRRTLGRRLLVVGALGAAAAIAVATFRPQSPTQGLAATPSVVQLDSGVVLARAAEVASRRESAPVPLPTQWRYTKTLDKQPNSDTIETSEHWMRYDGMQAADFGEDGRLHVGSEGNPLDPGDDDLSPQQYDAKLRTLPTDPRKLLAEVTGDRHWIEGAREEGVPKAVVSDDVRAYNVIMLYLSEYGSMPPRLEAAMFRALALIPGVQIEQGVSDAAGRSGLGVWREQPGDARPYRKYEILDPATYRYLGSRKVWLQDEMQPGVTEPIARKGAVLSTALLASMIVDRPGQRG
- a CDS encoding helix-turn-helix domain-containing protein, with the translated sequence MTVRSVALALTDDVPIFEVAIPCEVFGRARLDLADPWPYDFTVCAAEPGRTTIGAGFVAGTVHGLEELATAHTVIVPACADVHDAQPPGLVAAVRAAHEAGARVVSLCSGAFVLAAAGLLNGRRATVHWLYADLLARRFPEVDVDPGVLYVDDGDVLTSAGTAAGLDLCLHLVRRDLGAGFANLLARRLVVPPHRSGGQAQYVETPLAERVDESLAPLLQWAVEHLDQPLTIADLARRQHVTPRTLIRRFHAATGTSPLRWLLAQRVRRARELLESTGEPLSRIAGLTGLGTEANLRHHFTRAVGVAPAHYRRTFSDRSPTSTRA
- a CDS encoding branched-chain amino acid transaminase, which encodes MQTGHIWMDGTLVPWGEARVHVLSHALHYGTGVLEGTRAFDTGEGPAVFRLREHLERLHRSARILGMRVPYGVDELAEATLETVAANGHRACYIRHLVHRGYGELGLAARANPVVVSIATWEWETPASSVRLMTSSWRRNDQAAVPTAAKATGPYLNSVLAKAEAVEAGYDEAVLLNAAGQVSECTAANLFVVRAGRIGTPQASAGALEGITQDTVEHLAADLGMPVTRRDVMRSDLYGADEVFLCGTAAGVVPVRSVDGRDLAPPGPVTSALAAAYTEAVHGRDARYRHWLTPLRPRLAAGLHP
- a CDS encoding RNA polymerase sigma factor encodes the protein MIADESGRADDAELIRRSESDPEAFADLFNRHAPALRRYVARRLGPSLADDIVSDAFLAAFRRRGRYDLSHSDARPWLYGIAARLVSRHRRVEVRFYRALVRSGIDEIVEPYVERVDDRVAAQQAGLAAALMELSPRDREVLLLVAWADMSYEDVARALDIPVGTVRSRLNRARARTRQALGESDPAMMRKEPSDG
- a CDS encoding alpha/beta hydrolase, yielding MSEIIESTLLRTEIQIDGEPASYLTVEQDGPAVLLLHGTYWSRVWLPVMDHLGTAGLRPIAVDLPGLGRSGGELTLETGTVPALADWVARFASALKLSGPIAVAGHDIGGAVAQHLLVHDRLEVSRLALVNSVTYDSWPVSSVARFRDPVVVAATTADEILTARRQAVTQALAGAATEQRITDYLDPWTDARVRRSWMAMVGAADNRYTRDLVPALRQNATPKLLIWGEDDGFQKVEYAERFASEIPHTQLIRIPDAGHIPTENAPGQIARALVDFFTA
- a CDS encoding MFS transporter — protein: MPENFNGRRWLVLAVVSAAQFLTVLDLWVANIALPTLRRDFAPATLADVSWILDVYAIVVAALLIPAGRVADSAGRRTCFLAGLVVFGAASLGCALAPTLPVLIAGRMAQAVGAAVLMPTSLGLALSAFPERERGTAVGVWAAVGAAAAGAGPVLGGLLVEWNWRWIFLINVPLVAVTVAAGPSILPRDGARRSGRRVGAVGALLVFGAVGLVCTALTELPAWPPVRTEGVLAAGLILAAGFAVHVARSANPVVSPQLFTSRAFRAGVAGLVAYYVGFAALLLGTTLLLTGPWRVPAVAAAAGIAPGPVAAGLLAPFSGRVAARFGRRGTILAGAALFAAAALWLLAGVGPVPAYLSVVLPAMVLWGLANGLIQPSLFAAADTAPPAELASGSALLSMARQLGSALGVAILVAALGTGPSADPTAFDRAWLVVLAAAVLTAAAALGAERRAELEVRTPAERGPVASGRRARP
- a CDS encoding multicopper oxidase family protein yields the protein MPPLLHPKPGKDGVRRFELSMQAGQTQILAGKQTPTWGFNGTFLGPTLRASRGDKVQMAVRNQLPEVSTVHWHGMRLPARMDGGPHQPIEPGTVWTPHWTIDQPAATSWYHPHPHGTTAQHVYRGLAGMFILDDDLDLDLPADYGVNDFPLILQDKKFAADGSFDGDPLKGTFGILGDHILVNGTFNPHLTVTTERVRFRVLNGSNARMYTLAFADKRRFHVVANDGGLLSTPVEVEAFSLTPGERAEIIVAFAPREQVVLRTTDNGVDIGKGDFDLLKLIAADELKPTPDIPARLVPLTPITAPAGAKVRRFKLSGHDAINGKEMNMARIDEVVPAGATEIWEIENNVYSHNFHIHEVAFQVLEIDGSAPPAYAVGYKDTVYVPSKSVVRLAVQFGSFTDAASPYMYHCHILRHEDSGMMGQFVIVKPGTESQVNLTIPTHTGH
- a CDS encoding GlxA family transcriptional regulator; the protein is MSLHRVVALVTPPQSPFELACAFEVFGIAPPDAPPRYSFRVCAEHPGLLSTGAGYTMLVEAGLSALGEADTVVVPGRQPPDAPVLPDVIEALRGAHRRGARIVAICTGAFVLAQAGLLDGRRATTHWRSADRFAAAFPEVHVDPDVLFVDHGDVATSAGTGAGIDLCLHLVRSDHGAAYASQIARRMVLPPHREGSQLQYAAQPAPAKTDESLAPLLEWATSHLDSRLTLDHLAERAGLSSRTLARRFTEQLGTSPGQWLLGQRLDAARILLEQTDLPVEAIATRVGLASAANLRRRFRAHLGTTPGAYRRTFSQT
- a CDS encoding carboxymuconolactone decarboxylase family protein: MTPSPEAFRRARADGNERLRGSGSLFESFFALDGAAYAPGALPVSVKELLGLVVSVMKDCEECVYYHLERCDEERVARDQVVEALQIALIGGGSVTIPLLRRAVSYMEKLPNLGDGRA